Proteins from a genomic interval of Methanothrix sp.:
- a CDS encoding V-type ATP synthase subunit F, whose translation MEIAVIGNSDAVIGFSLAGIKKAYEATSEEELINKINEVMADPKVGILVLHQNDYNRLPKRLQSTLSNSVRPTVIAIGTEQSTEMREKIKRAIGVDLWK comes from the coding sequence GCGGTTATCGGATTCAGCCTCGCAGGAATCAAGAAAGCCTACGAGGCCACCTCGGAAGAGGAGCTGATAAACAAGATAAATGAGGTAATGGCTGATCCGAAAGTAGGAATTCTGGTCCTGCACCAGAATGACTATAACAGGCTTCCTAAGAGGCTGCAGTCGACCTTATCTAACTCCGTTAGGCCTACTGTTATCGCTATCGGAACCGAGCAAAGCACAGAGATGAGAGAGAAGATTAAAAGGGCAATAGGTGTCGATTTATGGAAGTAG